In Streptococcus porcinus, the genomic window AGGATTATCAGCTGGTTAAAGCCAAATATGACATCCTTGCTCCTTTGGTTGAACAAGAAGCAGAGGTTGAGGAAATTGATGCAGCCCTAGCTAAGTTCAATGAAACGATCCAACCGCAACAGGACCAACAACTTTCGCTTGATTTTTAAGAAAAAGGCTGACAAAAAATAATGAACGCGGTAAAATAAAGTCAAGAAATCATCAAAGGAGAATTGATTATGACCCAGACAGTAGAAGATATACGTTACCAATTAGAAGAATGGTTAGCACAAGGTTTTACAAGCTCCGAAGACCGAGCTAACTATCAAGTCTTAAAGAAACAATATGAAGATGAAACCTTTGATTACAGCTTTTCAAAGCGAGAAATCATTGGTCAATTAGAAGTTATTATCACGACTCGTGAGAATGACTTTCCAGGCTTAGATGAGGTCACCAAAGAAGAGTATATTGACCTGGTTGCACAACTGGATGACCTAGATAAGGGGAAGGCTGACTATTATCGTAAGCAATTAGGGTAGAAAGTGGTGC contains:
- a CDS encoding DUF5962 family protein, translated to MTQTVEDIRYQLEEWLAQGFTSSEDRANYQVLKKQYEDETFDYSFSKREIIGQLEVIITTRENDFPGLDEVTKEEYIDLVAQLDDLDKGKADYYRKQLG